A window of Mucilaginibacter paludis DSM 18603 contains these coding sequences:
- the dinB gene encoding DNA polymerase IV, translating into MVNKRHIVHIDLDSFFVSVERKFNPSLIGKPVIIGGSVERGVVASCSYEARKFGVHSAMPTRTALKLCPQAIVIHGTHGRYSEASQQVTQIIEYAVPLFQKTSVDEFYIDLTGMDRFYNAYQIASDLRQKIIKDTGLPISFGLASNKTVAKMATNQAKPNGQLLVEHGKEKEFMAPLPISKIPMLGEKTCQKLYQYGIEKIADLQRVDIRFLESVFGKAGRFIWEKANALDDSEIIPYSDRKSISTEHTFDHNTADLKTLEAILVSMTEELAFKLRKEDKLSACLAIKIRYANFETHTQQEKIALTSADHILIPGVKNLLKRAWNQSRPIRLIGVKLSNLCSGNYQINLFEDNEEKIKLYRALDQINFRYGNKTVCRAAGMEIGTRNFNPFGKD; encoded by the coding sequence ATGGTTAACAAACGCCATATTGTACACATCGATCTGGATTCGTTCTTCGTTTCCGTTGAGCGTAAGTTTAACCCCTCGCTCATTGGCAAACCTGTTATTATCGGCGGTTCGGTTGAGCGTGGCGTGGTAGCGTCGTGCAGTTACGAGGCCCGCAAATTTGGTGTCCACTCGGCTATGCCCACGCGTACGGCACTCAAGCTATGCCCCCAAGCCATTGTGATCCATGGTACCCATGGCCGCTACTCCGAGGCATCGCAACAGGTAACACAGATTATTGAATATGCCGTCCCGCTTTTTCAAAAAACATCTGTTGATGAATTTTATATCGACCTTACCGGGATGGACCGCTTTTACAACGCTTACCAGATAGCGAGCGACCTGCGTCAAAAAATTATAAAAGATACAGGCCTGCCCATCTCGTTCGGACTGGCATCCAACAAAACTGTTGCAAAAATGGCCACCAACCAGGCCAAGCCCAACGGGCAGCTTTTGGTGGAACACGGCAAAGAAAAAGAATTTATGGCGCCCCTCCCTATCAGTAAAATACCCATGCTGGGCGAGAAAACCTGCCAGAAACTGTATCAATATGGCATAGAAAAAATAGCCGATCTGCAACGTGTAGACATCCGTTTCCTGGAATCGGTGTTCGGTAAAGCCGGGAGGTTTATCTGGGAGAAGGCCAACGCACTGGACGACAGCGAAATTATCCCATACTCTGATCGTAAGTCGATATCCACCGAACATACGTTTGACCATAACACTGCCGACCTGAAAACTCTGGAAGCCATTTTAGTATCCATGACAGAAGAACTGGCTTTTAAGCTACGTAAAGAAGATAAGCTTTCGGCCTGCCTGGCTATTAAAATACGGTACGCCAATTTTGAAACCCATACCCAGCAGGAAAAAATAGCCCTGACGTCGGCAGACCATATCCTGATACCAGGAGTTAAAAACTTATTGAAACGCGCCTGGAACCAAAGCCGGCCCATCAGGCTTATTGGTGTTAAATTGAGCAATTTATGCAGCGGCAATTACCAGATCAATCTTTTTGAAGATAACGAGGAAAAAATAAAACTATACCGCGCGCTCGATCAAATTAATTTCAGATACGGCAATAAAACAGTTTGCCGGGCCGCCGGGATGGAAATTGGCACCCGCAATTTTAATCCATTTGGAAAAGATTGA
- a CDS encoding 2'-5' RNA ligase family protein produces the protein MDINASTYSDYMMLISPPPEVIEGISKYKKASARLIGDFEGMYGKAHISLTSQYRQIPGLMMQKLDAYRKPVSSLNPVQLHINGFSFFKHGDTSATIYAKIELNAEVANWFIHLKRIFGDKNKTSIPHITVVKNIPVELFKTLWPKFTDQRYRYDFIPQSITILSRPMIGGREHYWTPFKELYFNNFR, from the coding sequence ATGGATATCAATGCAAGCACTTATTCTGACTACATGATGCTGATTTCGCCTCCGCCGGAAGTGATAGAGGGGATAAGCAAGTATAAAAAGGCATCGGCCCGGTTGATTGGGGATTTTGAGGGGATGTATGGCAAGGCTCATATCAGTTTAACCAGCCAGTACAGGCAAATACCGGGGCTGATGATGCAAAAGCTGGATGCTTATCGTAAACCGGTGAGCAGTTTAAACCCTGTTCAATTGCATATTAACGGGTTTAGCTTTTTTAAACATGGTGATACAAGCGCAACTATCTATGCCAAAATTGAGCTGAATGCCGAGGTAGCTAACTGGTTTATTCATTTAAAGAGGATTTTTGGCGATAAAAATAAAACCAGCATCCCGCATATTACGGTGGTCAAAAATATTCCTGTTGAGTTGTTTAAAACGCTTTGGCCCAAGTTTACAGATCAACGGTACCGGTATGATTTTATACCTCAGAGCATTACCATTTTATCACGACCGATGATAGGTGGAAGGGAACACTATTGGACGCCCTTTAAGGAACTGTATTTCAATAATTTTAGATGA
- a CDS encoding SMI1/KNR4 family protein yields the protein MGRLENLFDKYAFPARTSYPGRAIEDIEQEIGFQLPEDYKLFLRRYSGFEGMINCEYVVLWEIEAILELNAGYEIISSLPNTIGIGGSGGGDMIAIEFEEPDNYKIILAPFIGLDEKEYHIEIGNSFYDMLARLDAGKGWF from the coding sequence ATGGGGAGATTGGAAAATCTGTTTGATAAATATGCCTTTCCAGCACGCACCTCCTATCCAGGGCGAGCCATCGAGGATATTGAACAAGAAATTGGGTTTCAATTACCAGAAGATTACAAGCTATTTCTCAGGAGGTACAGTGGTTTTGAAGGAATGATTAATTGTGAATATGTAGTGCTTTGGGAAATAGAAGCTATTTTAGAATTGAATGCAGGATATGAAATTATAAGTTCTCTTCCCAACACTATAGGCATTGGAGGAAGCGGTGGAGGTGATATGATTGCAATAGAATTTGAAGAACCCGATAATTACAAGATTATTCTGGCTCCTTTCATAGGTCTTGATGAAAAAGAATACCATATAGAAATAGGAAATTCATTTTACGATATGCTTGCACGTTTAGATGCTGGAAAAGGATGGTTTTAA
- a CDS encoding RNA polymerase sigma factor, with product MQHPYDRLSDLELTKRLRSGDDDAFREIYQRYDKPLYLYAYHKLGSKEEARDVIQDVFAWLLDHRENIDLKTTLSGYLYQSVLHKVFNIFKHQKVLEKYANEEYTYTDIESKETDYLIREKDIIAMVEKEIALMPPRMREIYTLRSKNYMTNKQIAEQLGIAEATVATQIKRAMKHLRVKLGIAVYLLYIINQR from the coding sequence ATGCAGCATCCTTATGATCGGCTTTCTGACCTCGAATTGACAAAACGGCTGCGCTCTGGTGATGATGACGCTTTCAGAGAAATCTACCAGCGTTATGATAAACCACTTTACCTTTATGCCTATCATAAACTTGGAAGCAAAGAAGAAGCCAGGGATGTGATACAGGATGTGTTTGCCTGGCTGTTGGATCACAGGGAAAACATCGATTTAAAAACAACCCTCTCCGGGTATCTTTATCAGTCGGTGCTTCATAAGGTGTTCAATATCTTTAAACATCAAAAGGTGTTGGAAAAATATGCAAATGAAGAATATACCTATACAGATATAGAAAGCAAGGAAACTGATTACCTGATCAGGGAGAAAGATATTATTGCCATGGTTGAAAAGGAAATTGCGTTAATGCCGCCACGAATGCGGGAGATCTATACGCTGCGAAGCAAAAACTATATGACCAATAAGCAAATAGCTGAACAACTCGGTATCGCCGAAGCTACGGTGGCAACCCAAATAAAACGGGCGATGAAACACCTCCGTGTAAAACTTGGCATAGCTGTATACCTGCTCTATATCATCAACCAACGATGA
- a CDS encoding FecR family protein, whose amino-acid sequence MSKKGIKQALQRVASGTATEEDDLKTLYWLHYFRRKDAPLLSEEELTSESDAIFHQLMERKLINRPYRAKRLWPRVAAAASIVLCLSAGIYLLIHNRKTAELELSQKYDISPGGNKAMLTLSNGQKIILNGAKNGRLAIQRNVSINKTADGSLTYAAAAPEAEVTYNTLTTPRGGQYQLTLADGTRVWLNAASSITYPVAFNTHERKVVITGEAYLEVVHHYGRPFRVTANGQTIEDLGTHFNINAYSDDPNNKTTLLEGSIKVIKNGRSALLQPGQQAVIENNVGTTDIKITKPVDIAETIAWRNGQTSFTNADIKTVMRMVSRWYDVDVTYQGKMPDQLYTGAISRNANLSGLLKILALNDIHFELQGRKIIVKP is encoded by the coding sequence ATGAGCAAAAAAGGCATTAAGCAGGCACTACAACGCGTAGCTTCGGGAACAGCTACCGAAGAAGACGACCTTAAGACGCTATACTGGTTACATTATTTTCGCAGGAAAGACGCTCCTCTTCTTTCGGAAGAGGAATTAACTTCAGAAAGTGACGCGATATTTCATCAATTGATGGAACGAAAGTTAATAAACAGACCGTATCGGGCTAAACGTTTATGGCCACGCGTAGCGGCAGCGGCTTCAATAGTGCTTTGCCTGTCGGCGGGAATATACCTGCTTATTCATAACCGGAAAACAGCAGAGTTGGAACTATCACAAAAATATGATATTTCTCCGGGTGGCAATAAAGCTATGCTGACCTTATCGAATGGACAAAAGATTATACTAAACGGCGCAAAAAATGGCCGGCTGGCTATTCAACGAAATGTATCCATCAATAAAACTGCCGACGGAAGCCTAACATACGCCGCAGCTGCGCCGGAAGCTGAAGTTACGTATAACACACTAACAACGCCGCGTGGGGGCCAGTATCAGCTCACTCTGGCCGATGGTACCCGGGTTTGGCTTAATGCCGCGTCATCAATCACTTATCCTGTTGCCTTCAATACCCACGAGCGAAAAGTAGTTATAACCGGCGAAGCTTACCTGGAAGTTGTACATCATTATGGCCGGCCTTTTAGGGTTACGGCTAATGGCCAAACCATTGAAGACCTTGGCACTCATTTCAATATCAATGCATATTCTGATGATCCAAACAACAAAACAACCCTGCTTGAGGGCAGCATTAAAGTTATTAAAAATGGACGGTCGGCTTTGTTGCAGCCCGGCCAGCAGGCTGTAATTGAAAACAATGTGGGTACTACTGATATAAAAATAACTAAACCGGTTGATATAGCAGAAACAATTGCCTGGAGAAACGGACAAACAAGTTTTACCAACGCAGATATCAAAACGGTTATGCGCATGGTTTCCAGGTGGTATGATGTAGATGTAACCTACCAGGGGAAGATGCCCGACCAGTTATACACCGGAGCCATATCCCGCAACGCCAACCTTTCGGGCTTGCTAAAAATATTGGCGCTGAACGATATTCATTTTGAACTTCAGGGGCGAAAAATCATAGTAAAACCATAA
- a CDS encoding SusC/RagA family TonB-linked outer membrane protein produces MMKLTALFIVLFCFRVAGGSFAQTVTLSARNAPAEKVFQEIKKQTGYMFWYKSDLLQDFKPVTIQVDHASLQDALDLCFKDQSLTFTIVENTNTIVVSRKETGVLDKIKKIFSPSVTIRGTVKGESLPLSGASVLVKRLGKGTFTNEKGEFSLEGLEESDILVISFIGYEKQEVKISGTTGELQIQLKTSISALDEIHVLAYGQRTSQRLTTGSSTRIGADVIDKQATADPISAIQARVPGLLITNNSGLPGAAVTVQIRGISTLNLDGAARNPLYIVDGVPFTAGSLSTLTNNGIYPGSVESPFKSIDPSSIESIEVLKDADATAIYGTRGANGVILITTKRGKKGKVKINADAYTSISRVPHFMDMLNTQQYLAARREAAINSGRVINTTSYPDLTLWSQTDYTDWQRKFFGGTAQTNNAELNASGGNATTQFLLGGGYRDQKTVYNSKYGLQSGNMRFNLDHNSVNNKFNSSLSVNYSRDKNSTVALDPNSFYNLPPNYSLYKADGSLNWALPNPVAVLLQTLSNQTKNLNANMLLSYKVLPGLTLKTSLGYTDMRLNQLYLSPRASRNPNGYDPLGSAAFANNMNSSKSMEPQADYVLNVGKSNFHALVGGTFIYNSSSEHRLTGYQYKNDNQLENISAAGIIDTLNTASKYKILSGFTRLSYDYDQKYLLNVTLRRDGSSRFGPDRQFGNFWSAGAAWIFTEEAWIKENLPVLSFGKIRGSYGITGNDNVGDYQYFVNYVKTYANYQTAGLYPNNLYNPGYQWEVNKKLDAALDLGFLKDRITLSIDYYRNISSNQLVSYPLATQSGLSSVVQNLDATIQNTGWEVQLNAVPIKNKDFKWSTAVNLTVARNKLLAFPNLASSSYADIYTIGQSVSLIWGYRNPVVDPKTGILHVDDINKDGVITYPEDYASIGNNLPSYYGGFNNSFSYQNFQLDIFFSFKETGKKYFTYLSLGSDIRNQPSVVLGRWQQPGDVTSIPAYTTNSNVVSEYNSSTASMYNASYLRLSSLSLSYSFPRTLAARLGMQNLSLYTMGNNIFTVTSYPGLDPETGTSMPTLRTITFGLRTTF; encoded by the coding sequence ATGATGAAACTGACTGCCTTATTTATAGTGCTATTTTGTTTCCGGGTTGCCGGGGGCAGCTTTGCGCAAACCGTCACTCTTTCAGCAAGAAACGCCCCGGCGGAAAAAGTTTTTCAAGAGATCAAAAAGCAAACCGGATATATGTTCTGGTATAAAAGTGATTTGTTGCAGGACTTTAAGCCTGTTACTATCCAAGTTGACCACGCCAGTCTTCAGGATGCCCTTGACCTTTGTTTTAAGGATCAATCCCTTACTTTTACCATTGTTGAAAATACAAATACCATTGTTGTATCCCGGAAAGAGACCGGGGTATTGGATAAAATAAAAAAGATATTCTCTCCGTCGGTCACTATTAGAGGAACGGTGAAAGGCGAAAGTCTCCCCTTGAGCGGTGCATCCGTTTTGGTGAAGCGACTCGGGAAAGGAACATTTACCAATGAAAAAGGAGAGTTTAGCCTTGAGGGGCTGGAGGAAAGCGATATTCTTGTGATCAGCTTCATCGGCTATGAAAAACAGGAAGTAAAAATATCGGGAACTACCGGCGAACTACAGATCCAGTTAAAAACGAGTATCAGCGCATTGGACGAAATACATGTGCTGGCCTATGGGCAGCGAACTTCCCAGCGTTTAACTACGGGTTCCAGCACCAGGATAGGTGCCGATGTTATTGACAAGCAGGCAACCGCTGATCCGATAAGTGCTATTCAGGCCAGGGTTCCGGGCTTGCTGATTACCAATAACAGCGGGCTTCCAGGAGCAGCAGTTACGGTTCAGATCCGGGGAATAAGCACGCTCAATCTGGACGGCGCGGCCCGAAACCCGCTTTATATTGTAGATGGCGTGCCATTTACGGCCGGTTCGCTTAGTACATTAACTAATAATGGTATATACCCCGGTTCGGTTGAAAGCCCTTTTAAAAGTATCGATCCCAGTTCTATTGAAAGCATTGAGGTTCTTAAAGATGCCGACGCAACCGCCATATATGGTACCAGGGGAGCAAATGGTGTTATTCTGATCACGACAAAAAGAGGAAAAAAAGGCAAGGTGAAAATTAATGCTGATGCCTATACCAGTATTTCGCGGGTCCCCCATTTCATGGACATGCTGAATACCCAACAATACCTTGCCGCCCGCCGGGAGGCGGCTATTAACAGTGGCAGAGTCATTAATACCACATCATATCCTGACCTGACCCTATGGAGCCAGACCGACTATACCGATTGGCAAAGAAAATTTTTTGGAGGGACGGCGCAAACCAATAATGCAGAACTGAACGCTTCAGGTGGTAACGCGACCACACAATTTCTATTGGGCGGAGGCTACCGGGATCAAAAAACGGTATATAACAGCAAGTACGGCCTACAATCCGGGAATATGAGGTTTAACCTGGACCACAACTCAGTAAACAATAAGTTTAATAGCAGCCTTTCGGTTAACTATTCCAGGGATAAGAACAGCACTGTCGCGCTGGATCCAAATTCATTTTATAATCTTCCTCCCAATTATTCTCTTTATAAAGCTGACGGCTCTTTGAACTGGGCTTTACCTAATCCGGTTGCTGTTTTACTGCAAACTCTTTCTAATCAAACAAAGAATCTCAATGCCAACATGCTGTTAAGTTATAAAGTATTACCCGGGCTAACGCTGAAAACAAGCCTGGGCTATACGGATATGCGGCTAAACCAGCTTTACCTGAGCCCCCGGGCATCACGTAATCCGAACGGTTACGACCCACTCGGTTCGGCCGCATTTGCCAATAACATGAACAGTTCAAAATCAATGGAACCGCAGGCCGACTATGTACTCAACGTGGGAAAGAGCAACTTTCATGCACTGGTTGGCGGTACTTTTATCTATAATTCTTCCAGCGAACACCGGCTGACAGGTTATCAGTATAAAAATGATAACCAATTGGAAAATATATCGGCAGCGGGGATCATCGATACGTTAAACACAGCCAGTAAGTACAAGATCCTTTCTGGGTTTACGCGGTTAAGTTATGATTACGACCAGAAATACTTGTTAAATGTAACATTACGCCGGGATGGCTCCTCACGCTTCGGTCCGGACAGGCAGTTTGGTAATTTTTGGTCAGCGGGGGCCGCCTGGATCTTTACCGAAGAAGCCTGGATTAAAGAAAACCTGCCCGTTTTGAGCTTCGGAAAAATACGGGGTAGCTACGGTATAACAGGCAACGACAACGTTGGCGATTATCAGTATTTTGTTAACTACGTTAAAACCTATGCTAATTATCAAACGGCGGGATTATACCCTAACAACCTGTATAATCCTGGCTATCAATGGGAAGTTAACAAAAAACTGGATGCCGCCCTGGACCTGGGCTTTTTGAAGGATAGGATAACCTTGAGTATTGATTACTATAGAAATATTTCCAGCAACCAATTGGTATCCTATCCATTAGCCACCCAAAGCGGCCTGTCGTCTGTAGTACAGAATCTGGACGCCACCATACAGAATACCGGTTGGGAGGTCCAATTAAATGCCGTTCCGATAAAAAATAAGGACTTTAAATGGTCAACCGCCGTTAACCTAACCGTAGCCCGGAATAAGCTTCTCGCCTTCCCGAACCTCGCAAGTTCAAGTTACGCCGATATCTACACAATCGGACAGTCGGTTTCCTTAATATGGGGTTACCGAAACCCTGTAGTAGATCCCAAAACGGGAATCCTCCATGTCGATGATATTAACAAGGACGGTGTGATCACGTATCCTGAAGATTATGCGTCGATAGGCAATAACCTTCCGTCCTACTACGGTGGGTTTAACAACAGTTTCAGTTACCAGAATTTCCAACTGGATATTTTCTTCAGCTTTAAGGAGACGGGGAAAAAGTATTTTACCTACTTAAGCCTGGGTTCGGATATTCGTAATCAACCATCGGTTGTTTTGGGGAGATGGCAGCAACCGGGTGATGTAACTTCCATTCCGGCTTACACCACAAACTCAAATGTCGTTAGCGAATATAACTCCAGCACTGCGTCCATGTACAATGCATCTTACCTACGCTTATCCAGCTTATCGCTAAGCTATAGCTTCCCCCGAACTTTGGCGGCCAGGTTAGGTATGCAGAATTTAAGCCTTTACACCATGGGCAATAATATTTTCACGGTTACAAGTTATCCGGGGCTCGATCCCGAAACCGGTACCAGTATGCCCACACTGCGCACAATTACGTTTGGTTTACGCACGACATTCTAA
- a CDS encoding RagB/SusD family nutrient uptake outer membrane protein gives MKLHNKITNKIKISAVMPVFYLGLIVMITMSSCKKILEVSPEYIRTTNQVYASDASADSVLVGLYATLSNSISYSSDIPLSTGLSADELVPNPNGFSTGYISMYNNELDPSNAQTNGFWGDSYNVVYIANSIMEGAAASQGMTAQKKKQCTGEAQFLRAFAYFYLVNFFGDVPLVTSTAYKTSSVLPRTATALVYQQILKDLLSAESNLGDDYPTAGRFRANKWVVKAMLARVYLYLGDWADAAAKSGEVINHNAVYALGKMAADPAVMNIFHADSKEAIWQFWNSYGSALGGYTLGDYAYFLVSQQPPTNLISAFEAGDLRSINYVGYSATANAYYINKYKLDGSFTANYQEYTMVFRLAEQYLIRAEARAQQGDIGGAQADINVIRGRAGLGNTKAADAPSLLSAIGQERRVELCFEWGDRWLNLKRLGQLDAVMKANKPTTWKATDALYPIPRIEIQNNNELTQNPGYQ, from the coding sequence ATGAAATTACACAATAAGATCACTAATAAAATCAAGATATCGGCTGTAATGCCTGTATTTTACCTCGGCTTAATCGTGATGATTACTATGAGTTCCTGTAAAAAAATATTGGAAGTTAGCCCGGAATACATCAGAACAACAAACCAGGTTTATGCCAGTGACGCGTCGGCAGACAGCGTGCTCGTCGGGCTATACGCTACGCTGTCCAATAGCATTAGTTATAGTTCAGACATCCCGCTCAGTACCGGGCTTTCCGCTGATGAGCTTGTTCCTAATCCCAATGGCTTCAGCACAGGTTATATTTCGATGTATAATAATGAGCTTGATCCGAGTAATGCGCAGACTAATGGATTTTGGGGAGATAGTTATAACGTGGTCTATATTGCCAACTCCATTATGGAGGGTGCAGCGGCCTCCCAGGGAATGACTGCGCAGAAAAAAAAGCAATGCACAGGCGAGGCGCAGTTCCTCCGCGCTTTCGCCTACTTTTACCTCGTTAACTTTTTCGGAGATGTACCATTAGTCACCTCGACGGCTTACAAAACATCGTCGGTATTACCGCGGACAGCAACCGCCCTCGTTTACCAGCAAATTCTGAAAGACCTGCTTAGCGCGGAAAGTAATCTGGGTGACGACTATCCCACAGCGGGCCGGTTCAGGGCAAATAAATGGGTAGTCAAAGCGATGCTGGCCAGGGTTTACCTTTACCTTGGCGACTGGGCAGATGCCGCGGCGAAATCAGGCGAGGTTATCAACCATAATGCGGTTTACGCGCTCGGGAAGATGGCCGCTGATCCGGCAGTCATGAATATCTTTCACGCAGATAGTAAAGAAGCAATCTGGCAGTTTTGGAACAGCTATGGCTCGGCGCTGGGCGGTTACACTTTGGGGGATTATGCTTACTTCCTGGTGTCTCAACAGCCGCCTACCAACCTAATCTCAGCATTCGAAGCCGGAGATCTCCGCAGTATCAACTACGTTGGATATTCAGCTACGGCAAATGCTTATTACATCAACAAATACAAACTGGACGGTAGTTTCACTGCTAATTACCAGGAATACACGATGGTGTTTCGGCTTGCAGAGCAATACCTCATCCGGGCCGAGGCAAGAGCGCAACAGGGAGACATTGGTGGCGCGCAGGCGGATATCAACGTGATTCGTGGAAGGGCCGGTTTGGGTAATACAAAAGCAGCCGATGCCCCGTCATTGCTTTCTGCAATAGGGCAGGAACGGCGGGTAGAGCTTTGTTTTGAATGGGGCGACCGCTGGCTCAACCTGAAACGGCTTGGCCAGCTCGATGCCGTTATGAAGGCGAACAAGCCAACCACCTGGAAAGCTACCGATGCCTTATACCCCATCCCGAGAATAGAAATACAGAATAATAACGAACTGACACAAAACCCCGGCTATCAATAG
- a CDS encoding TlpA disulfide reductase family protein, whose protein sequence is MNIKSIVIAFFCLPAFASAQVAKGTYLIKGQITGINKKQAVKAYLNIYRNTATYDSVSIKNDYFKFTGKIAEPNIASITFRLKVKGKDTIKVFRLFIEKGVANVVFKVDSQIRLETVSSALNKQMKAYDSSTAAITEKSDSLFRAYIRLEDQKLDSTRDQATIIEKTGRISDRIDSLDVLLHAAEQRFITAHRASYFSLFLLSESQRHGLPYEKTQFLFAKLNPAIRKTGLGRKLGATLIKESAFAIGKKLPDFSQSDTSGKVLSLKSFRGKYVLVDFWASWCNPCRAENPNVKKAYQRYHQNNFEVLGVSSDIQKASWLRAIKADGLVWTNLIDNDGKVGKLLNIQAIPSNFLLDPTGKIIARNLRGDELNKTLASVLFK, encoded by the coding sequence ATGAATATAAAATCGATTGTAATAGCCTTTTTCTGCCTTCCCGCTTTTGCCAGTGCACAGGTAGCTAAGGGGACATATCTTATCAAAGGCCAGATAACCGGGATCAATAAAAAACAGGCTGTCAAGGCATATCTCAACATTTATAGGAATACGGCAACTTACGATTCAGTAAGCATCAAAAACGATTATTTTAAATTTACAGGAAAAATAGCAGAACCCAATATTGCATCCATCACCTTCAGGCTGAAAGTTAAGGGGAAAGACACTATAAAAGTGTTTAGGTTATTTATTGAAAAAGGGGTTGCCAATGTGGTATTTAAAGTTGATTCGCAGATCAGGCTGGAAACGGTAAGTTCAGCCCTCAATAAACAGATGAAGGCCTATGATAGCAGCACTGCTGCTATCACAGAAAAATCCGATAGTCTGTTCAGGGCTTATATCAGGTTGGAAGATCAAAAACTTGACAGCACCCGCGATCAGGCAACCATCATTGAGAAAACGGGGCGGATTTCTGACCGCATAGATTCGTTAGATGTTTTACTGCACGCGGCCGAGCAAAGGTTTATCACAGCACATCGCGCTTCTTATTTCAGCCTTTTTCTGTTGTCTGAAAGCCAGCGCCATGGCCTGCCCTACGAAAAAACGCAATTTCTTTTCGCGAAGCTTAACCCAGCTATCCGTAAAACTGGTTTAGGTAGAAAATTAGGGGCAACGCTGATTAAGGAAAGCGCTTTCGCTATCGGAAAAAAGCTCCCGGACTTTTCGCAGAGCGATACCAGCGGCAAAGTGCTCTCGCTTAAAAGTTTCCGGGGGAAATATGTTCTGGTAGATTTTTGGGCAAGTTGGTGTAACCCCTGCCGTGCTGAAAATCCTAATGTAAAAAAAGCTTATCAGCGATATCACCAAAATAATTTTGAAGTGTTGGGTGTATCGTCTGACATTCAAAAAGCCTCATGGCTCAGGGCCATTAAAGCAGATGGCCTTGTTTGGACCAATCTAATTGATAACGACGGAAAAGTAGGCAAACTATTAAACATCCAGGCAATCCCATCTAATTTTTTATTGGACCCTACCGGAAAAATTATCGCCAGGAACCTTCGCGGGGATGAGTTGAACAAAACACTTGCAAGTGTTTTGTTCAAATAA
- a CDS encoding M16 family metallopeptidase has protein sequence MNTLRYLLLLFLFIPAIIFGQPPVKSVRNNKTAATLPQDPAVRTGKLANGFTYYIRHNEEPKNRVIMYLVNKAGSVLEDEDQRGLAHFMEHMNFNGTKHFPKNELVNYLQKSGIRFGADLNAYTSFDETVYQLPIPSNNPELLKGGLKIMRDWASEATLDPAEIDKERGVVLEEKRLGKGAGERMQQVYWPVLLANSRYARRIPIGLDTVLNNFKPSAIARFYKDWYRPDLQALIVVGDINVNNMEAAIKQ, from the coding sequence ATGAACACACTACGCTATTTACTGTTACTCTTCCTGTTTATCCCTGCCATAATATTCGGGCAACCCCCGGTAAAGAGTGTACGCAATAACAAGACAGCGGCAACTCTGCCACAAGATCCGGCGGTAAGAACCGGAAAACTTGCCAACGGATTTACTTACTATATTCGTCATAACGAAGAACCCAAAAACAGGGTAATCATGTACCTGGTCAATAAGGCGGGTTCGGTACTGGAAGATGAAGACCAACGCGGCCTGGCCCATTTTATGGAACACATGAACTTTAACGGCACCAAACATTTTCCTAAAAACGAGCTGGTTAATTACCTGCAAAAGTCGGGAATCAGATTCGGGGCCGACCTGAATGCCTATACCAGTTTTGATGAAACGGTTTACCAGTTACCAATTCCGTCAAACAATCCTGAACTTTTAAAGGGAGGCCTGAAGATTATGCGCGACTGGGCCAGTGAAGCAACGCTTGATCCGGCGGAGATTGATAAAGAACGGGGCGTGGTGCTGGAAGAAAAAAGGCTGGGCAAAGGCGCGGGCGAAAGGATGCAACAGGTTTACTGGCCTGTTCTATTAGCTAATTCGCGCTATGCCAGGCGTATCCCAATTGGCCTGGACACTGTGCTGAACAATTTTAAACCTTCGGCCATTGCAAGGTTTTATAAGGATTGGTACCGGCCAGACCTACAGGCTTTGATTGTTGTTGGAGATATCAACGTGAATAACATGGAAGCTGCAATTAAACAGTAG
- a CDS encoding GNAT family N-acetyltransferase, which translates to MKVEREEKNNRGAFYVEKDGHWVAEMAYGMSGDQMIIYHTEVSNELQGQHVGMQLVRAGVEYARANHIKIVPLCPFAKAIIDKVEEFQDVLA; encoded by the coding sequence ATGAAGGTTGAACGGGAAGAGAAAAATAATCGCGGCGCTTTTTATGTAGAAAAGGATGGACATTGGGTTGCCGAAATGGCCTATGGCATGTCGGGCGATCAGATGATCATTTATCATACCGAGGTATCTAATGAATTACAGGGGCAACATGTTGGTATGCAATTGGTTAGGGCAGGTGTGGAATACGCGCGGGCTAATCATATTAAAATAGTTCCGCTTTGCCCTTTCGCCAAAGCGATTATAGATAAGGTTGAAGAGTTTCAGGACGTTTTAGCCTGA